TGCGTTATGCCTTAGAAGATTTAAAAGGCGATTTATTTAGCTTTGAATAGGATGTGAGTAGATGTTTGAATTTCTAGGGGAAGTAACGGAGCGTATGCGGTTTAAGAAGATAATTGAGGCTGGTGCTAAGACAGCTATATCAAATAAAAAGGTGCTAGAGAAGGAAATAAAGAAATGGCTTGAATCACCACCTCGTAAAATGATGCTGTTAGGGGAATCTTATTATATTGGTGAACATGAGATATTGAAGCGTAAGCGTGAAGTTATCGGAGTGGATGGACAACTAATGGAGGTTGAAAATCTACCGAATAATAGGATTGTCGATAATCAATATGCAAAGCTTGTAGATCAAAAGGTAAATTACTTGTTAGCAAAGCCTTTAACGTTTGAAACAAAGGATAAGAACTACTTAGAGCAACTACAATTGATATTTAATGCGAAGTTCCATAGAACCTTTCGTAATTTAGGAGAGGATTCTTTAAATGGAGGCATAGCGTGGTTGTACGTTTATTACGATGAACAAGGTAATTTGGCGTTTAAGCGTTTCCCACCTTATGAAATACTACCATTTTGGAAGGATGCAGATCATACGGAGTTAGAATTTGCTATTCGCTTTTATCCTGTTTCGGCATATGAAGGTGATAAGGAAGTCATTATCCATAAAGTTGAGAAATACACAACAGATGGCATTGAGCATTACGTTTGGCTTAATAATAGCCTAATACCTGATGTTGAACAGGAGAAAACCACGTATATAAGTACAACTGATGAAACTGGAAAATCATTAGGTTTCAATTGGGAACGCATTCCTTTAATAGCGTTTAAGTACAACAATAAGGAACTACCACTTATTAAACGTG
This DNA window, taken from Lysinibacillus sp. FSL M8-0337, encodes the following:
- a CDS encoding phage portal protein, with product MFEFLGEVTERMRFKKIIEAGAKTAISNKKVLEKEIKKWLESPPRKMMLLGESYYIGEHEILKRKREVIGVDGQLMEVENLPNNRIVDNQYAKLVDQKVNYLLAKPLTFETKDKNYLEQLQLIFNAKFHRTFRNLGEDSLNGGIAWLYVYYDEQGNLAFKRFPPYEILPFWKDADHTELEFAIRFYPVSAYEGDKEVIIHKVEKYTTDGIEHYVWLNNSLIPDVEQEKTTYISTTDETGKSLGFNWERIPLIAFKYNNKELPLIKRVKSLQDGINIMLSDFENNMQEDAHNTLLVLENYDGQNLGEFRRNLAQFGAVKVRSDEGSRGDVRTLTITVNADNYKSILSLFKKAMIENGRGYDAKDERMSNNPNQMNIQSMYSDIDLDANGTETEYQASFEDLLWFVNVHLANNQKGDFEGEPVNVIFNKDILINESESIKNAVDSMPILSMESIIAQHPWTKNAQLELDRKEKERQREQQEYDDYRNNFPNKLVGGNTNGQE